CATGATCCGCCTGCAAGGCGTTTCGATGACCGAGTAAGAGCCAAGCCCGGGCCCGGCCCTGCGCCGGACCCGGGCCTTTCCCTGAAGGAGCCTTGCCATGCTTGCCTTTCTGGGCCGCCGGGTCCTGATCGCGATACCCACGATCATCCTGATCTCGATCTTCGTCTTCGGGCTGCAACACCTGCTGCCCGGCGATCCGGTGCTGGCCATGGCCGGGGAGGAACGCGACCCCGCCGTGCTTGAGGCGCTGCGCGAGAAATACCGCCTGAACGACCCGATCCCGGTGCAGTACGCGACCTGGATCGGCAACGCGATGCAGGGCGACCTGGGCACCTCTCTCAGGACGCGCCAGCCGGTGCTGGAACTGATCGGGGAAAAGCTGCCCGTCACGATCCAGCTGGCCGTGATGGCGCTGCTGATGGCCATGCTGATCGGAATTCCCGCCGGCGTGATCTCGGCCTACAAGAAGGGCACCTGGATCGACTGGGTGGCGAATGTCACCGCACTTTCAGGGCTTTCCGTGCCGAACTTCTGGCTGGGCATCATGCTGATCCTGCTGGTGTCGGTCAAACTCGGCTGGCTTCCCGCCTCGGGCTACAGCCCCTTCATGGACGACCCCTTAACCTCGATCCGCAACATGCTGATGCCCGCCTTCGTGCTGGGCACCGGGCTTGCGGGCACGCTGATGCGGCATACCCGGTCCGCCATGCTGGGCGTGCTGCGATCCGACTATGTCCGCACCGCCCGCGCCAAGGGGCTGGCGGAACGCACGGTGCTGGTCAAGCACGCGCTCAGGAACGCGCTGGTGCCGATCGTGACGATCATCTCGCTGCTGTTCGGCGAGTTGCTGGCCGGCGCGGTGCTGACCGAGCAGATCTTCACCATCCCCGGCTTCGGCAAGCTGGTGGTGGATGCGGTGTTCAACCGCGACTATGCCGTGGTGCAGGGGATCGTCCTTTGCACCGGGATCGCCTTCATCTTCATGAACATCTTCGCCGACGCGGCCTACCGTGTCCTCAACCCGCGGATGAGGGACCAATGAGCATCGCCGAGATCGACACCCGCGCCGACGCCGTTCCGCCGAAATCCGGCAGCCGCGCCTGGCGCAAGCTGAAATCCAGCCCTTCGGCGCTGTTCGGCGGGGTCCTTGTCCTGTTCTTCGTGACGGTGGCGCTGCTGGCGCCGCTGCTGCCGATCCCCGATCCGGCCGCGACCGACTGGGCGGCGGTGCGCAAGGCGCCGACGGCCGCGCATCCCTTCGGCACCGACGAGATCGGGCGCGACGTGCTTTCGCGCATGATCTGGGGGGCGCAGGCCTCGCTGCTGGCGGGCGTCGTGTCGGTCGCCATCGCGGTCGCGATCGGCGTGCCGCTGGGCGTTCTGGCGGGCTATCGCCGGGGCTGGACCGATGCCGCGATCAGCCGCGTGACCGAGGCGCTGCTGGCCGCCCCCTTCCTGATCCTGGCCATCGCGCTGGCGGCCTTTCTCGGCCCGTCGCTGAGCAATGCCATGATCGCCATCGGCCTGTCGGCCATGCCCATCTTCATCCGG
This Halovulum dunhuangense DNA region includes the following protein-coding sequences:
- a CDS encoding ABC transporter permease, with the protein product MSIAEIDTRADAVPPKSGSRAWRKLKSSPSALFGGVLVLFFVTVALLAPLLPIPDPAATDWAAVRKAPTAAHPFGTDEIGRDVLSRMIWGAQASLLAGVVSVAIAVAIGVPLGVLAGYRRGWTDAAISRVTEALLAAPFLILAIALAAFLGPSLSNAMIAIGLSAMPIFIRLARAQTMSVLTEDYVESARAIGLGHLPLVWRYVLPNIFPPIMVQATLTIATAIIAEASLSFLGLGQQPPAPSWGSMLNTAKNFLEQAPWMALYPGIAIFLVVLGFNLLGDGLRDALDPRDT
- a CDS encoding ABC transporter permease — encoded protein: MLAFLGRRVLIAIPTIILISIFVFGLQHLLPGDPVLAMAGEERDPAVLEALREKYRLNDPIPVQYATWIGNAMQGDLGTSLRTRQPVLELIGEKLPVTIQLAVMALLMAMLIGIPAGVISAYKKGTWIDWVANVTALSGLSVPNFWLGIMLILLVSVKLGWLPASGYSPFMDDPLTSIRNMLMPAFVLGTGLAGTLMRHTRSAMLGVLRSDYVRTARAKGLAERTVLVKHALRNALVPIVTIISLLFGELLAGAVLTEQIFTIPGFGKLVVDAVFNRDYAVVQGIVLCTGIAFIFMNIFADAAYRVLNPRMRDQ